In Erpetoichthys calabaricus chromosome 2, fErpCal1.3, whole genome shotgun sequence, a genomic segment contains:
- the LOC114646618 gene encoding pro-adrenomedullin-like, with protein sequence MNIFKEIVLFYWCLLTFTFLNAETTKLDLTSNVRKKFSIWALSKVKRSLDNLPESKTLGMNKEQFIRPEDVIDSLSPRHRSDVNIRVKRYKHSLTHQSLRVGCNLGTCTVHELANRLYKLTNTEKDNNAPIDKINQYGKRRRRSLPVRRVGFYSLAGRLQPVWIRTSDQSGKLRGVLKHT encoded by the exons atgaacatttttaaagaaattgttcTTTTCTACTGGTGCCTATtaaccttcacctttcttaatGCTGAGACAACAAAGCTGGATTTAACCTCAAATGTAAGAAAAAA ATTTAGCATCTGGGCACTAAGCAAAGTGAAAAGGAGCCTGGACAATCTACCTGAATCCAAGACATTAGGGATGAACAAAGAGCAGTTTATCAGACCAGAAGATGTCATAGATTCATTAAGTCCTCGTCACAG GAGTGATGTCAACATCCGCGTGAAGAGGTACAAGCACTCCCTCACCCACCAGTCGCTCAGGGTCGGATGTAACCTGGGCACGTGTACGGTGCACGAGTTAGCCAACCGTCTCTACAAGCTAACCAACACAGAGAAGGACAACAACGCCCCCATCGACAAAATCAATCAATACGGCAAAAGAAGGCGCAGGTCGCTGCCTGTAAGGAGAGTTGGCTTTTATTCCCTGGCAGGAAGGCTACAGCCAGTGTGGATAAGAACCAGCGACCAATCGGGTAAACTGAGAGGGGTCCTCAAGCACACATGA